Proteins co-encoded in one Streptomyces sp. JH34 genomic window:
- a CDS encoding DUF6461 domain-containing protein: MTKTAADYAWFEEDFPDIAEAYCFTLVRGLTPAEVVSRFEGREEPSLRGIAAVTDAAFARYDLEEGGHQLVAMTTVGSWTLLIEPNGYLGVTEERAMPASAGATWVSHFVNINAVGTFLWAENGVRRLCFDPMFPEDRWGTTPDELVGVMQKIGFHFDEDAPETDLSSSAAFALAEHLTGVAITPALLEDTTFACARIRIR, from the coding sequence ATGACGAAGACCGCAGCTGACTACGCATGGTTCGAGGAAGACTTTCCGGACATCGCCGAGGCGTACTGCTTCACCCTGGTGCGAGGTCTGACACCGGCTGAGGTGGTGTCCCGGTTCGAAGGGAGGGAGGAGCCCTCCTTGCGCGGCATAGCAGCGGTCACCGACGCGGCCTTCGCCCGGTACGACCTGGAGGAGGGCGGACACCAACTGGTCGCTATGACGACCGTCGGCTCCTGGACCCTGCTGATCGAGCCGAACGGCTACCTCGGGGTCACCGAGGAGCGAGCCATGCCGGCCTCCGCCGGGGCGACCTGGGTGTCCCACTTCGTGAACATCAACGCGGTCGGTACGTTCCTCTGGGCCGAAAACGGGGTCCGGAGGCTCTGCTTCGACCCGATGTTCCCGGAGGACCGGTGGGGCACCACACCTGACGAGCTCGTCGGTGTCATGCAGAAGATCGGTTTCCACTTCGACGAGGACGCTCCGGAGACCGATCTGTCCTCGTCGGCCGCGTTCGCCTTGGCAGAGCACCTGACCGGCGTCGCCATCACTCCTGCGCTCCTCGAGGACACGACGTTCGCCTGCGCCAGGATACGGATCCGCTGA
- a CDS encoding GH59 galactosidase, which translates to MKTRAQKKSRWAALAAAAAVTLGTGLVAAPPTHAVDDPVEVVVDGDDVRADNVNGLTYKGLGVLSCNSTSNLLMDYKAEHPARYWQLIRVLFGGGNPLVNHVKVEMGTDTNTSTGADPATMRTRDELADASRSPGFQLAADAKTVNPKLKVSILRWEMPRWVQEEWNKGTGTDEMYRWYKETVLDVYEKYGYMIDYVDPDKNETRSPDIPFVKWYKNAVVSDTDFASDRYGIPEGKRKAAAEAYHRIKIVASDENNTLDMGPAMLSDADLFGIVDAAGYHYTTEDRREGPVDSPTYLPYTKLATGDNTYGQDKEVWYSEGTASFGYTEYRVNNTEGPNGASTGIGGVQSALDVANRLVKSYANSKRTHYIFQPAIGSFYEGAQYSHKELVSARDPWSGHLHYDAALYVMQHFTGFARTGWENDTNTAGIWRTVPEASHSGVSGTENVDGSNGAPSYMTLADPWKKDFSTVVVNDSDQPKTYRIKAENLRLGSDPTMEVWETRAAGAGQRYDANFKRLADEIRPDADGAYTYTVEPRSVTTLTTLDKSSDASTKQRLPGSGERAVLDSDRSGKRPDTRDGYLYADDFEYDEEGKVAVGGTLQPYLASRGNQPRYMVDQTGAWEVGDDGVLYQYMDGSMKDTAAWNRNTPNTTVGDFRWENYRASVDVSFPDPDGGLAALGVRQQKGMAISDAAYNLRIGPDGAWTFYEYGTARARGEVAAADAYRLAVEAKGAQVTAFVDGKAVATYDDPTPQTEGRVKLGSGFQKTGFDNLQVERIDGYTPYASAQLDNMDSAVTYEGAWSRKASYGDAMDWYRSTSTSATAGASFTVPFRGTGVDVIGGNDGSAVLDVHVDGVLVARDVRTAATDKRLAAYTLRGLPDGRHRVRFVLKSGTLVLDALNTFSASHAGQGKVDTTPIRRALAETAAPERTSYTAASWDVYARAVAAGKSAVAGRDGLDTIGVEQLARRLRTAYGQLAREEGAAR; encoded by the coding sequence ATGAAGACGCGTGCACAGAAGAAGTCGAGATGGGCGGCGCTCGCCGCGGCCGCCGCCGTGACGCTGGGGACGGGACTGGTCGCGGCACCTCCCACGCACGCGGTCGACGACCCGGTCGAGGTCGTGGTCGACGGTGACGACGTACGTGCCGACAACGTGAACGGCCTGACGTACAAGGGCCTCGGCGTGCTCAGCTGCAACAGCACGAGCAATCTGCTGATGGACTACAAGGCCGAGCACCCCGCACGGTACTGGCAGCTCATCCGCGTGCTGTTCGGAGGCGGAAACCCCCTCGTCAATCACGTCAAGGTCGAGATGGGGACGGACACGAACACCTCGACCGGCGCCGATCCGGCGACCATGCGCACCCGCGACGAACTCGCCGACGCCTCCCGCTCCCCGGGCTTCCAACTGGCCGCCGACGCCAAGACGGTCAACCCGAAGCTCAAGGTCTCGATCCTGCGCTGGGAAATGCCCCGATGGGTCCAGGAGGAATGGAACAAGGGCACCGGCACCGACGAGATGTACCGCTGGTACAAGGAGACCGTTCTCGACGTCTACGAGAAGTACGGGTACATGATCGATTATGTCGACCCGGACAAGAACGAGACCCGCTCGCCGGACATCCCGTTCGTCAAGTGGTACAAGAACGCGGTCGTGAGCGACACGGACTTCGCGAGCGACCGCTACGGGATTCCGGAGGGGAAGCGGAAGGCGGCCGCCGAGGCCTACCACCGCATCAAGATCGTCGCCTCCGACGAGAACAACACCCTCGACATGGGCCCGGCGATGCTCAGCGACGCCGATCTCTTCGGGATCGTCGACGCGGCGGGTTACCACTACACCACGGAGGACCGGCGCGAGGGGCCCGTGGACAGCCCCACCTATTTGCCGTACACGAAGCTGGCGACCGGCGACAACACCTACGGCCAGGACAAGGAGGTCTGGTACAGCGAGGGCACCGCCTCGTTCGGCTACACCGAATACCGTGTCAACAACACAGAGGGCCCGAACGGTGCCAGTACCGGAATCGGCGGCGTGCAGAGCGCCCTCGACGTCGCCAACCGTCTCGTCAAGAGTTACGCGAACTCCAAGCGCACCCACTACATCTTCCAGCCGGCGATCGGCTCCTTCTACGAGGGCGCCCAGTACAGCCACAAGGAGCTCGTCAGCGCACGCGACCCGTGGTCGGGACATCTCCACTACGACGCTGCGCTGTACGTGATGCAGCACTTCACCGGATTCGCCAGGACGGGCTGGGAGAACGACACGAACACGGCGGGCATCTGGCGCACGGTTCCCGAAGCCAGTCACAGCGGGGTGAGCGGCACCGAGAACGTCGACGGCTCCAACGGTGCCCCCAGCTACATGACACTCGCCGACCCCTGGAAGAAGGACTTCTCGACCGTCGTCGTCAACGACAGCGACCAGCCGAAGACGTACCGGATCAAGGCCGAGAACCTGCGGCTCGGCAGCGACCCCACGATGGAGGTGTGGGAGACCCGGGCGGCCGGCGCCGGGCAGCGCTACGACGCCAACTTCAAGCGGCTGGCCGACGAGATCCGGCCGGATGCCGACGGCGCGTACACGTACACCGTGGAGCCGCGGTCCGTCACCACCCTGACCACGCTCGACAAGAGCTCCGACGCGTCCACGAAGCAGCGCCTGCCCGGGTCCGGTGAGCGCGCCGTCCTCGACAGCGACAGGAGCGGCAAGCGCCCCGACACCCGTGACGGGTACCTGTACGCGGACGATTTCGAGTACGACGAGGAGGGCAAGGTCGCAGTCGGCGGGACGCTCCAGCCGTACCTCGCCTCGCGCGGGAACCAGCCCCGCTACATGGTCGACCAGACCGGGGCATGGGAGGTGGGCGATGACGGAGTGCTCTACCAGTACATGGACGGGTCCATGAAGGACACCGCCGCCTGGAACAGGAACACCCCCAACACCACGGTCGGCGACTTCCGCTGGGAGAACTACAGGGCGTCCGTCGACGTCTCCTTCCCCGACCCGGACGGCGGTCTCGCGGCCCTGGGGGTGCGCCAGCAGAAGGGCATGGCGATCAGCGACGCCGCCTACAACCTGCGCATCGGCCCTGACGGGGCCTGGACGTTCTACGAGTACGGCACGGCCCGCGCGCGGGGCGAGGTCGCGGCGGCCGACGCCTACCGCCTCGCCGTCGAGGCGAAGGGGGCGCAGGTCACCGCCTTCGTCGACGGAAAGGCGGTCGCGACCTACGACGACCCGACCCCGCAGACCGAGGGCCGCGTCAAGCTCGGGAGCGGCTTCCAGAAGACCGGCTTCGACAACCTGCAGGTCGAGAGGATCGACGGCTACACACCGTACGCCAGTGCGCAGCTGGACAACATGGACAGCGCGGTCACGTACGAGGGCGCGTGGAGCCGGAAGGCCTCGTACGGCGACGCGATGGACTGGTACCGCTCGACGTCCACGAGCGCGACGGCCGGCGCGTCCTTCACCGTCCCCTTCCGCGGGACGGGAGTCGACGTCATCGGCGGCAACGACGGCAGCGCCGTCCTCGACGTCCACGTCGACGGCGTACTCGTCGCCAGGGACGTGAGGACCGCGGCCACCGACAAGCGTCTGGCGGCGTACACGCTGCGCGGTCTGCCGGACGGCAGGCACCGGGTGAGGTTCGTCCTGAAGTCGGGGACGCTCGTCCTCGACGCCCTCAACACCTTCTCCGCCTCCCACGCGGGGCAGGGCAAGGTGGACACGACGCCGATCCGCCGTGCCCTCGCGGAGACCGCGGCGCCGGAGCGCACGTCGTACACAGCCGCCTCGTGGGACGTGTACGCGCGTGCCGTCGCCGCCGGGAAGTCCGCCGTGGCCGGGCGGGACGGCCTCGACACCATCGGCGTCGAGCAGCTCGCGAGGAGACTGCGGACGGCGTACGGCCAGTTGGCCCGTGAGGAGGGTGCAGCGCGCTAG
- a CDS encoding substrate-binding domain-containing protein, with protein sequence MTSTRLTGPEGPAGSATRTDQLFALQRRERLMDQLRLHGAVRVRDLARDLSVSELTIRRDIAALAERGLLTRVHGGATLPSALEQEPVRRRRLAMPAFTIGMVVPSLDFYWPHIVSGVRNAAAAHGVNVQLRGSSYDQTEDRRQIVRLTESGQVQGVLLAPNLEGPGMHEMIDWISKLPVPVIFVERDTPHWTPTPHQLEWVRSDHATGLEMAVRHLHALGHRDIGLVLSKGSPTSAHLAVGWHRACAELGLSDGFLIRESVALDVPGHRRIIGDIVEGCRRSRITALIVHSDPDALSVVQYLTEQGIRVPDDLAIVSYDDEVAHLADPAITAVRPPKALVGRTAVEMMLARLLEGSRRPAQRALILPELVIRASSLPAARTP encoded by the coding sequence ATGACGTCGACACGGCTCACCGGGCCCGAGGGGCCCGCGGGATCGGCCACGAGGACGGACCAGCTCTTCGCGCTGCAACGCCGTGAACGGCTGATGGACCAGCTGCGGCTGCACGGCGCTGTTCGCGTACGCGATCTCGCACGGGACCTCTCGGTCAGCGAGCTGACGATCCGGCGCGACATCGCGGCGCTGGCCGAGCGCGGCCTGCTGACCAGGGTGCACGGCGGGGCGACACTGCCCTCCGCCCTGGAGCAGGAGCCGGTGCGCCGGAGGCGGCTCGCGATGCCTGCGTTCACGATCGGGATGGTGGTCCCCTCGCTGGACTTCTACTGGCCGCACATCGTCAGTGGCGTCCGCAACGCCGCTGCGGCGCACGGCGTCAACGTCCAGCTGCGGGGTTCCAGTTACGACCAGACGGAGGACCGGCGGCAGATCGTCCGGCTGACCGAATCCGGACAGGTGCAGGGGGTGCTCCTCGCGCCGAACCTGGAGGGCCCCGGCATGCACGAGATGATCGACTGGATCAGCAAGCTGCCGGTCCCCGTGATCTTCGTGGAGCGCGACACGCCCCACTGGACCCCGACGCCGCACCAGCTCGAATGGGTGCGCAGTGATCACGCGACCGGGCTGGAGATGGCGGTCCGGCACCTGCACGCGCTCGGCCACCGCGATATCGGGCTCGTGCTGTCCAAGGGCAGTCCCACCTCGGCGCACCTCGCCGTGGGGTGGCACCGGGCCTGTGCCGAACTCGGCCTGTCCGACGGCTTCCTGATACGCGAGAGCGTTGCCCTCGATGTCCCGGGACACCGCAGGATCATCGGTGACATCGTGGAAGGCTGCCGCCGCTCCCGCATCACGGCGCTCATCGTGCACAGCGACCCCGACGCGCTCTCGGTGGTCCAGTACCTGACCGAGCAGGGCATCCGCGTCCCCGACGACCTGGCGATCGTCAGCTACGACGACGAGGTCGCCCATCTCGCCGACCCGGCCATCACAGCGGTACGTCCGCCCAAGGCGCTCGTGGGTCGCACCGCCGTCGAGATGATGCTGGCGCGCCTGCTCGAAGGCAGTCGACGTCCGGCCCAGCGGGCGCTCATCCTCCCCGAGTTGGTGATTCGCGCCTCGTCGCTGCCGGCCGCACGCACTCCGTGA
- a CDS encoding hydroxyacid dehydrogenase has protein sequence MQTKARALVVMSRSSFEAHFDQDRLRRLAALVALDEPCWTDDLDNARSRERLARADVLITSWGAPALTPQRLAAAPRLRAVLHGAGSVRDLVGQEVWRRGIRVTSAADANAVPVAEYTLAAIIFAGKKVPFLAADEQHAYGGWGSVTGYGDLSNFRRTVGVVGFSRIGRQVVELLRVLRGTTCLVADPYADPEEVARAGARLVPLEEMLPQVHVLSVHAPELPETHHLIGAEQLRLLPDFATVINTARGSLVDPDALAAECAARRLFAILDVTDPEPLPADSPLRRLARVMITPHIAGSLGTETGRLTDHVLDELDRWVAGKPLRAEISAESWALGLSA, from the coding sequence ATGCAGACCAAGGCCCGCGCTCTGGTCGTGATGAGCAGGTCCAGCTTCGAAGCACACTTCGATCAGGACCGGCTGCGCCGCCTCGCCGCCCTCGTGGCCCTCGACGAGCCCTGCTGGACGGACGACCTCGACAACGCACGGTCGCGCGAACGCCTGGCCCGCGCCGACGTGCTGATCACGTCGTGGGGCGCACCCGCGCTCACACCGCAGCGGCTCGCCGCGGCACCCCGCCTGCGGGCCGTCCTGCACGGGGCGGGCAGCGTGCGCGACCTGGTCGGACAGGAGGTGTGGCGCCGCGGGATCCGGGTGACCAGCGCCGCCGACGCCAACGCCGTGCCGGTGGCGGAGTACACCCTCGCCGCGATCATCTTCGCCGGGAAGAAGGTCCCGTTCCTCGCCGCCGACGAGCAGCACGCGTACGGGGGCTGGGGCTCGGTCACCGGCTACGGTGACCTCTCCAACTTCCGGCGGACCGTCGGCGTCGTCGGCTTCTCGCGGATCGGCCGGCAGGTCGTCGAGCTGCTGCGGGTGCTGCGCGGCACCACCTGCCTGGTGGCCGACCCGTACGCCGACCCGGAGGAGGTGGCACGGGCCGGGGCGAGGCTCGTACCGCTGGAGGAGATGCTGCCGCAGGTCCACGTACTGTCCGTGCACGCCCCGGAACTGCCCGAGACCCATCACCTCATCGGCGCCGAGCAGCTCCGCCTGCTTCCCGACTTCGCCACGGTCATCAACACCGCGCGCGGTTCACTCGTCGATCCCGACGCGCTGGCGGCCGAGTGCGCAGCCCGCCGGCTCTTCGCGATCCTCGACGTCACCGACCCCGAACCGCTGCCCGCCGACTCGCCGCTGCGCCGCCTCGCACGCGTGATGATCACGCCGCACATCGCCGGGTCCCTGGGCACCGAGACCGGCCGGCTGACCGACCACGTCCTCGACGAACTCGACCGCTGGGTCGCCGGCAAGCCGCTGCGGGCCGAGATCTCCGCGGAGAGCTGGGCCCTCGGCCTGAGCGCCTGA
- a CDS encoding sugar ABC transporter substrate-binding protein: protein MKLTKNLARIAPLVVAATLTATACDASGTDSTSSSDGRTVVKIALWNYKTTPEFKALIEGFEAENPGIDVQPVDILADNYPDKVTTMLAGGDTTDVLTMKNVTDYARYATRDQLLPLTEEAAGLDKASYSGLDDYDLDGKYYALPYRSDFWVLFYNKDMVGKEDLSGLTWDRYAELAKKFTKGSGSDKVYGTYLHTWRSVVQAISSAQTGGDQLGGDYSFFKDQYEMALGLQKAKATLPFSTASSNQITYDSQLTTGKAAMVPMGSWWAAALLAEKAQGKNDINWGMAPMPQVEKDGRTVTFGSPTAFAVNKKSRNADAAKKFVTWASGPQGAAAVAKIGVTPAYTSDKILDTFFSVDGMPADALSRRTMQPTTVQLEMPVSDKTSDIDQILKEEHEMVMSGEKSVDEGVKEMDKRVKDEVQ, encoded by the coding sequence ATGAAGTTGACGAAGAACCTCGCCCGGATCGCACCGCTGGTCGTGGCCGCGACCCTCACCGCCACCGCCTGCGACGCCAGCGGCACGGACAGCACCTCGTCGTCCGACGGCAGGACCGTCGTGAAGATCGCGCTGTGGAACTACAAGACCACGCCCGAGTTCAAGGCCCTGATCGAGGGCTTCGAAGCCGAGAACCCCGGCATCGACGTCCAGCCGGTCGACATCCTCGCCGACAACTACCCGGACAAGGTCACCACCATGCTCGCGGGCGGTGACACCACCGACGTCCTGACCATGAAGAACGTCACCGACTACGCCCGCTACGCCACCCGTGACCAGCTCCTGCCGCTGACCGAGGAGGCGGCCGGGCTGGACAAGGCGTCGTACTCCGGTCTCGACGACTACGACCTCGACGGCAAGTACTACGCACTGCCCTACCGCTCGGACTTCTGGGTCCTCTTCTACAACAAGGACATGGTCGGCAAGGAAGACCTGTCCGGGCTGACCTGGGACCGCTACGCGGAGCTGGCGAAGAAGTTCACCAAGGGCTCCGGCTCCGACAAGGTCTACGGCACCTACCTGCACACCTGGCGCTCCGTCGTCCAGGCGATCTCCTCCGCGCAGACCGGCGGCGACCAGCTCGGCGGCGACTACTCGTTCTTCAAGGACCAGTACGAGATGGCCCTCGGCCTGCAGAAGGCCAAGGCGACCCTGCCGTTCTCCACGGCCTCCAGCAACCAGATCACCTACGACTCGCAGCTGACCACCGGCAAGGCCGCCATGGTGCCGATGGGCTCGTGGTGGGCGGCCGCGCTGCTCGCCGAGAAAGCACAGGGCAAGAACGACATCAACTGGGGCATGGCGCCGATGCCGCAGGTCGAGAAGGACGGCAGGACCGTCACCTTCGGATCGCCGACCGCGTTCGCCGTCAACAAGAAGTCCCGCAACGCGGACGCCGCCAAGAAATTCGTCACCTGGGCCTCCGGTCCGCAGGGAGCCGCCGCCGTCGCGAAGATCGGCGTCACGCCCGCGTACACCAGCGACAAGATCCTCGACACCTTCTTCTCTGTCGACGGCATGCCGGCGGACGCGCTGTCCCGCAGGACGATGCAACCGACCACGGTGCAGCTGGAGATGCCGGTCAGCGACAAGACCTCGGACATCGACCAGATCCTCAAGGAGGAGCACGAGATGGTCATGAGCGGCGAGAAGTCCGTGGACGAGGGCGTCAAGGAGATGGACAAGCGTGTGAAGGACGAAGTCCAGTGA
- a CDS encoding sugar ABC transporter permease, whose protein sequence is MSVDAPTATQHAPGGASAAHQAAAKRRRRRNLLVGWSFILPNFLGFAALTLVPVIGALAISFTHWDSYSTPKWAGLDNFQRLWDDSNFWAALRNTLYYAAGHIPLTLVVALGLAVLLNQKLRGVHVLRTAFFFPYITSLVAVAVVWNMLLSPESGPVNQFLTFLGVDHPPGWTSSQDWAMPALIVTSVWRDMGYYMVLFLAGLQTVPAELYEAARMDGAGAWQRFWHVTLPGLRPTTFFVTVMITVSSFKVFDLVQVMTEGGPGRSTLVLSQLIFREGITQGRFGYASAVSLVLFLICLVITVIQFRMQRRSER, encoded by the coding sequence GTGAGTGTCGACGCGCCCACCGCCACCCAGCACGCGCCCGGCGGCGCCTCCGCGGCCCACCAGGCCGCCGCGAAGCGCCGGCGGCGGCGCAACCTCCTGGTCGGCTGGTCGTTCATCCTGCCGAACTTCCTCGGCTTCGCCGCCCTCACCCTCGTCCCGGTGATCGGCGCGCTCGCGATCTCCTTCACCCACTGGGACTCCTACTCCACCCCGAAATGGGCGGGCCTGGACAACTTCCAGCGGCTGTGGGACGACTCCAACTTCTGGGCCGCGCTGCGGAACACCCTGTACTACGCGGCAGGACACATCCCGCTCACCCTCGTGGTCGCGCTCGGCCTCGCCGTGCTGCTCAACCAGAAGCTGCGCGGCGTGCACGTCCTGCGGACCGCCTTCTTCTTCCCGTACATCACCTCGCTCGTCGCCGTCGCCGTGGTGTGGAACATGCTGCTCAGCCCAGAGTCGGGGCCGGTCAACCAGTTCCTGACGTTCCTCGGCGTCGACCACCCACCGGGGTGGACCAGCTCCCAGGACTGGGCGATGCCCGCACTGATCGTCACGAGCGTGTGGCGGGACATGGGCTACTACATGGTGCTGTTCCTGGCCGGGCTGCAGACGGTCCCCGCCGAGCTGTACGAGGCGGCCCGCATGGACGGCGCAGGTGCCTGGCAGCGCTTCTGGCACGTCACCCTGCCGGGCCTCCGGCCCACGACCTTCTTCGTCACTGTCATGATCACGGTCTCCAGCTTCAAGGTCTTCGACCTGGTGCAGGTCATGACCGAGGGCGGACCTGGCCGCTCCACCCTCGTCCTGTCCCAGCTGATCTTCCGCGAGGGCATCACGCAGGGCCGCTTCGGCTACGCCTCGGCGGTCTCCCTGGTGCTCTTCCTGATCTGCCTGGTGATCACGGTGATCCAGTTCCGGATGCAGCGGAGGAGCGAGCGATGA
- a CDS encoding carbohydrate ABC transporter permease, giving the protein MSTTVLRKDSSAPTPPAPAGPPEGPRARGGAVALLGQIALYALLAVVALAVLLPFIWMLISSVKDDRDVFTVPIQWIPEEFKWENFATIWTRVPFAAYLGNSFFLSIVITFLQVLTGSFAAYGFAKMRFPGRDLLFTGYIATIAVPWQAYMVPQYVIMQKFGLVNSYTSLILLQAFGAFGVFLMRQFYLTIPDEISEAARLDGLTEYGIWARIVLPLSKPALASLALLTFVNTWNDYMGPFIYLTDNRLWTVQLGLRAFIGQYDAESAMIMTGSVLSLAPVLAVFLLGQRYFVRGIATTGVKG; this is encoded by the coding sequence ATGAGTACCACTGTGCTGCGCAAGGACAGCAGTGCGCCCACACCCCCGGCTCCCGCAGGTCCTCCTGAGGGGCCCCGTGCCCGCGGCGGCGCGGTGGCGCTCCTCGGGCAGATCGCCCTGTACGCGCTTCTCGCCGTGGTGGCCCTCGCGGTCCTCCTGCCCTTCATCTGGATGCTGATCTCGTCGGTCAAGGACGACCGAGACGTCTTCACGGTGCCGATCCAGTGGATCCCCGAAGAGTTCAAATGGGAGAACTTCGCCACCATCTGGACGCGGGTGCCGTTCGCCGCCTACCTCGGCAACTCGTTCTTCCTGAGCATCGTGATCACGTTTCTGCAGGTGCTCACCGGCAGCTTCGCGGCGTACGGCTTCGCCAAGATGCGCTTCCCGGGACGGGATCTGCTGTTCACCGGCTACATCGCGACGATCGCGGTGCCGTGGCAGGCGTACATGGTGCCGCAGTACGTGATCATGCAGAAGTTCGGCCTGGTGAACTCGTACACCTCGCTCATCCTGCTGCAGGCGTTCGGCGCTTTCGGAGTCTTCCTGATGCGGCAGTTCTATCTGACGATCCCGGACGAGATCAGCGAGGCGGCCCGCCTCGACGGCCTGACGGAGTACGGCATCTGGGCGCGGATCGTGCTTCCGCTGTCCAAGCCGGCGCTCGCGAGCCTCGCGCTGCTGACGTTCGTGAACACCTGGAACGACTACATGGGCCCGTTCATCTACCTGACCGACAACCGGCTGTGGACCGTGCAGTTGGGGCTGCGCGCCTTCATCGGGCAGTACGACGCGGAGTCGGCGATGATCATGACGGGTTCCGTGCTCTCACTGGCGCCGGTCCTGGCGGTGTTCCTGCTCGGCCAGCGCTACTTCGTGCGGGGCATCGCGACGACCGGCGTGAAGGGCTGA
- a CDS encoding DUF624 domain-containing protein, which translates to MIWAHVHRVLVVNLGIAVANLPLLAALQVTHQPWRHPVFFGLLLLVLPGPSLAAAFAYLDAATGDEQAPLRLFARAYRQLYRRAVLVSAPFVLLVIVAAVDVVALRTSALGTAVVPMAVVVALVAAAAWPVALAQVAAGGSVGRRLFLLAPYAVLRHGLPALMNLVLGSVVLLLVNQAPLLGLAVLPGCALFVVWRNCRVMAAVSDPGVAGDRVVLEGEA; encoded by the coding sequence TTGATCTGGGCGCACGTCCACCGCGTGCTGGTCGTCAACCTCGGCATCGCCGTGGCGAACCTGCCCCTGCTGGCCGCGCTGCAAGTCACCCACCAGCCGTGGCGGCACCCGGTGTTCTTCGGGCTGTTGCTGCTCGTCCTTCCGGGACCCTCCCTCGCCGCCGCGTTCGCCTACCTGGACGCGGCGACCGGGGACGAGCAGGCGCCGCTGAGGCTGTTCGCCCGGGCCTACCGACAGCTGTACCGGCGAGCGGTGCTGGTCTCGGCACCCTTCGTGCTGCTCGTGATCGTGGCAGCCGTGGATGTCGTGGCGCTGCGGACATCCGCGCTGGGAACGGCGGTCGTGCCGATGGCGGTGGTGGTCGCGCTGGTGGCCGCCGCGGCCTGGCCGGTCGCACTCGCGCAGGTGGCCGCGGGCGGGAGCGTCGGACGGAGGCTCTTCCTGCTGGCGCCGTACGCCGTGCTCCGGCACGGGCTGCCGGCCCTGATGAACCTCGTGCTGGGCAGCGTGGTCCTGTTGCTCGTCAACCAGGCGCCGCTGCTGGGCCTCGCGGTGCTGCCCGGCTGCGCGCTGTTCGTGGTGTGGCGCAACTGCCGGGTCATGGCGGCCGTCAGCGACCCAGGCGTGGCGGGCGATCGGGTCGTACTCGAGGGGGAGGCGTGA
- a CDS encoding heparinase II/III family protein: MSGSPPRRWRPPTAGRTSHGTGPTSRAPCAGAPRSPPPRRSPSPPTAYLPDLAWLVDRGQGVAFAAKGGHNAEPHNHNDLGQFVLAARGEVLLADLGAGEYRKGYFDEATRYTFLHASSRAHSVPRVDTREQSAGGARAAEVLELHVHAHGAELTLDLADAYEVHGLTALRRAFSWHRDTGELLLVDGVETERPVPLEEVFVSRLYPELRADAVVWTGTEARAHLGLPEGCVPHVETVHTTDHEGAPDTVHLLRLGFDLVERRTRLPFRFTVGPCHPDGRPGPTEEGP; encoded by the coding sequence GTGTCCGGGTCCCCGCCGAGGCGGTGGAGGCCACCGACGGCGGGGCGGACCTCCCACGGGACTGGGCCGACCTCTCGCGCACCCTGCGCTGGGGCGCCCCGGTCCCCGCCCCCGCGCCGGAGCCCGAGCCCCCCCACGGCGTACCTCCCCGACCTCGCCTGGCTGGTCGACCGTGGACAGGGCGTCGCCTTCGCGGCCAAGGGCGGCCACAACGCCGAGCCGCACAACCACAACGACCTCGGCCAGTTCGTGCTGGCGGCCAGGGGCGAGGTCCTGCTCGCCGACCTGGGCGCGGGCGAATACCGCAAGGGGTACTTCGACGAGGCCACGCGCTACACGTTCCTGCACGCCTCCTCGCGCGCGCACTCCGTTCCACGCGTCGACACGCGCGAGCAGTCCGCGGGCGGCGCCCGGGCGGCCGAGGTCCTGGAGCTCCACGTCCACGCGCACGGTGCGGAGCTGACCCTCGACCTCGCCGACGCCTACGAGGTGCACGGACTGACGGCGCTTCGCCGCGCCTTCTCCTGGCACCGCGACACCGGGGAACTGCTGCTCGTCGACGGGGTGGAGACGGAACGCCCGGTGCCGCTGGAAGAGGTGTTCGTCAGCCGGCTGTACCCCGAACTCCGCGCGGACGCGGTGGTGTGGACCGGAACCGAGGCACGGGCCCACCTCGGCCTGCCGGAAGGCTGCGTCCCGCACGTCGAAACGGTGCACACCACCGACCACGAGGGCGCCCCCGACACGGTCCACCTCCTACGGCTCGGCTTCGACCTCGTCGAGCGGCGGACCCGGTTGCCGTTCCGTTTCACCGTCGGCCCCTGCCACCCGGACGGCCGCCCGGGACCGACGGAGGAGGGCCCTTGA